The Henckelia pumila isolate YLH828 chromosome 2, ASM3356847v2, whole genome shotgun sequence genome includes a window with the following:
- the LOC140878654 gene encoding sucrose synthase → MAERVLTRVHSLRERLDATLAAHRNEILLFLSRVEGHGKGILKPHQLLAEFEAIWETDKAKLQDHAFKEVLKCTQEAIVLPPWVALAIRLRPGVWEYVRVNVNALVVEELTVSEYLHFKEELVNGTSNGNFVLELDFEPFTASFPKPTLTKSIGNGVEFLNRHLSAKMFHDKESMSPLLDFLRMHHYKGKTMMLNDRIKNLNSLQAVLRKAEEYLSTLTSETSYSNFEHKFQEIGLERGWGDNAERVSEMISMLLDLLEAPDSCTLEKFLGRIPMVFNVVILSPHGYFAQENVLGYPDTGGQVVYILDQVPALEREMIKRIKEQGLDITPRILIVTRLLPDAVGTTCGQRLEKVFGAEHSHILRVPFRTEKGIVRKWISRFEVWPYMETFTEDVAKEITAELQAKPDLIIGNYSEGNLAASLLAHKLGVTQCTIAHALEKTKYPDSDIYLKNFDEKYHFSCQFTADLYAMNHTDFIITSTFQEIAGSKDTVGQYESHMAFTMPGLYRVVHGIDVFDPKFNIVSPGADTNLYFSYTEKEKRLTALHPEIEDLLYSNVENEEHLCVLKDKNKPIIFTMARLDRVKNLTGLVELYAKSPKLRQLANLVVVGGDRRKESKDLEEQAEMKKMYSLIETYKLNGQFRWISSQMNRVRNGELYRYIADMKGVFVQPAFYEAFGLTVVEAMTCGLPTFATLYGGPAEIIIHAKSGFHIDPYKGEQVSGLLVDFFEKCKKDHSHWETISNAGLKRIQEKYTWQIYSERLLTLAGVYGFWKYVSKLDRLEIRRYLEMFYALKYRKLAEAVPLAVE, encoded by the exons ATGGCGGAACGTGTTCTGACCCGAGTTCACAGCCTCCGTGAGCGTTTGGACGCCACTCTTGCGGCTCATCGCAACGAGATCTTGCTGTTTCTGTCTAG GGTTGAAGGACATGGGAAGGGGATATTGAAACCTCACCAACTCTTAGCTGAGTTCGAAGCAATATGGGAAACTGATAAGGCGAAGCTGCAGGATCATGCCTTCAAAGAAGTTCTCAAGTGCACGCAG GAGGCGATTGTGTTGCCTCCATGGGTTGCGCTCGCTATTCGGCTAAGGCCTGGTGTTTGGGAGTACGTACGAGTCAATGTGAATGCACTTGTGGTCGAGGAACTAACTGTATCAGAATACCTGCACTTTAAGGAAGAGCTAGTGAATGGAAC ATCAAATGGTAACTTTGTTCTTGAGTTGGACTTTGAGCCATTTACTGCATCTTTTCCTAAGCCAACTCTCACCAAATCCATTGGAAATGGAGTTGAATTCCTCAATAGACACCTCTCTGCAAAAATGTTCCATGACAAGGAGAGCATGTCCCCTCTTCTCGATTTCCTCCGAATGCATCACTACAAGGGCAAG ACAATGATGCTTAATGACAGAATCAAGAACcttaattctctgcaagctgtTCTGAGGAAGGCAGAGGAGTACCTGTCTACACTAACTTCTGAGACATCATACTCGAATTTCGAGCACAAATTCCAGGAGATTGGATTGGAGAGGGGATGGGGTGATAACGCAGAACGAGTATCAGAGATGATCTCTATGCTTTTAGACCTTCTCGAGGCTCCGGACTCGTGCACCCTGGAGAAATTCCTTGGCAGGATTCCCATGGTTTTCAATGTCGTAATTCTTTCTCCTCACGGTTACTTTGCACAAGAAAACGTCTTGGGATACCCTGATACCGGAGGACAG GTGGTCTACATTTTGGATCAAGTTCCTGCTTTGGAGAGGGAGATGATCAAACGTATAAAGGAACAAGGACTCGATATCACCCCGCGAATTCTCATA GTGACTCGGTTGCTGCCGGATGCAGTTGGAACCACTTGCGGTCAGCGACTTGAGAAAGTTTTCGGGGCCGAGCACTCACATATACTCCGTGTACCATTTAGAACTGAAAAGGGTATAGTCCGAAAATGGATCTCCCGGTTTGAGGTTTGGCCATACATGGAAACATTCACTGAG GATGTTGCCAAAGAAATCACAGCAGAGTTACAGGCCAAGCCGGACTTGATTATCGGAAATTATAGCGAGGGCAACCTTGCAGCCTCTTTGCTTGCCCACAAGTTGGGAGTGACACAG TGTACCATTGCTCACGCACTTGAGAAAACCAAGTATCCTGATTCTGACATTTACCTGAAAAACTTTGATGAGAAGTATCACTTTTCGTGCCAATTTACAGCTGATTTGTATGCAATGAATCACACAGACTTCATAATCACTAGCACATTTCAAGAAATAGCTGGAAG CAAGGACACTGTGGGACAGTATGAGAGCCATATGGCATTCACTATGCCTGGATTGTACCGAGTCGTCCATGGGATCGATGTATTCGACCCCAAATTCAACATAGTCTCTCCTGGAGCAGATACGAACCTCTACTTTTCGTATACcgaaaaggaaaagagactaaCCGCCCTTCATCCTGAAATCGAGGACCTTCTTTATAGCAACGTTGAGAATGAAGAGCATTT ATGTGTGCTGAAAGACAAGAACAAGCCCATCATATTCACAATGGCTAGGCTTGACAGGGTCAAGAATCTGACAGGGCTTGTGGAACTCTATGCCAAGAGTCCGAAACTCAGGCAATTGGCTAACCTTGTTGTCGTCGGTGGCGACAGGCGAAAGGAGTCCAAAGATTTGGAAGAACAAGCTGAGATGAAAAAGATGTACAGCCTGATAGAAACATACAAGCTGAATGGCCAATTCAGATGGATTTCTTCTCAAATGAACCGTGTCAGGAACGGCGAACTCTATCGCTACATAGCCGACATGAAGGGCGTTTTCGTGCAACCAGCGTTCTACGAGGCCTTCGGTCTGACTGTCGTGGAGGCCATGACTTGCGGGCTGCCCACATTCGCGACATTGTACGGAGGGCCGGCTGAGATAATCATCCATGCAAAGTCTGGCTTCCACATCGATCCTTACAAGGGTGAACAAGTTTCTGGACTACTAGTCGATTTCTTCGAAAAGTGTAAGAAAGATCATTCTCACTGGGAGACCATATCCAATGCCGGCCTGAAACGTATCCAGGAGAA GTATACTTGGCAGATATATTCGGAAAGGTTACTGACTCTGGCTGGTGTTTATGGGTTCTGGAAGTATGTTTCGAAGCTGGATCGCCTGGAAATCAGACGATACCTTGAAATGTTCTATGCACTCAAATATCGCAAGCTG GCTGAAGCTGTTCCATTGGCTGTGGAGTGA